gttcaagcccaagattgtgcaggtcctggagtgtgcaggccaatgagtgtgcagttccaggagtttgcaggcccaatagtttgcaggcccaggccagggaaggcccagaccagggaaggcccacgagtgtgcagacagaggagtgtgcaggcccaggagggtgcattcctaggtgtgtgtaggcccattagtgttcaggcccaggccagggcaggcccaggagtgtgcaggtccaggactgtgcagtgccaggagtgtgtagacacggggcggagcaggcacatgagagtagtggcccaggagtatagaggcccaggtgtgttcaggctctgggatgcgcaggcccaggagtgtagggtctagggttgtgcatgcccagaagtgtgcagacagaggagtgtgcaggcccaggagcgtgcaggcccaggccaggtcaggcccaggagtgtacaacccaggagtatacagaccgaggagtgtgcagaccccggagtgtgcagactcaggtgtgtgcaggcccaggagtgtacaggcccacgttcttgcaggcccaggcgtgtgctaacaccacagtgggcagagacaggagtgtgcaggcccaggagtatacaggcccaggtgtgttcaagcccaaggttgtgcaggtcctggagtttacaggccaatgagtgtgcagttccagcagttttcaggcccagtagttttcaggcccaggccagggaagactcagaccagggaaggcacagcagtgtacaggtccaggggtgtacagtcccagtagtgtgcagaaccaggtgagggcaggccccagagtgtgcaggcccaggagagggcaggccctagggtgtctaggcgcaggaatggggagtcctaggaccgtgcacgccatgcagagggcaggcccatgagtgtacatggccaggagtgtgcaggcacaggagggaggaggtacacgagtgtgcaggcctaggagtgtgcaggacttgtgagggccgtcacaggagagggcagggcaatttggggcaggcccaggagtgtgcagacagaggagtgtgcaggcccaggagggtgcagtccctggagagtgcaggcccattagtgtgcaggcgcatgccagggtacgcccaggagtgtacaggtccaggagtgtgcaggcccaggaatgtgtaggcacaggtgtgggcaggcctaggaaagggcaggcccaggattcaagaggcccacgttcgtgcaggcccaggtgtgtgcaggccctggggtgtgcaggcccacaggtatgcagacacaagacggaacaggcccatgagtgtgcaagccaaggtgttgcagacccaggaatgtgcagtcccaggagtttgcagacacgggggggagcaagcacacgtgtgtactggcccaggtgtgtagaggcccagatctgtgcatgctctgggatgcgcaggcccaggagtgtgcagatccagggttatgcaggcccaggagtgtgcagacagaggagtgtgcaggcccaggggggtgcattcctaggtgtgtgcagccccattagtgtgcagtcccaggccagggcaggcccaggtgtgtacaggtacaggagtgtgcaggcccaggagtgtataggcccaggagtttgcaggcccaggccagggaatgcccagaccagggaaggcccaggagtgtacaggtccaggagtgtgcaggcccaggggtgtgcaggcccaaaagtgtgcaggcacagaagtgtgcagtcccaggaatgtgccagcacaggtgggaacagggctaggagtgtgcaggcacaggtgggagcaggcccaggagtatgcaggcacaggagggagcaggcctaggttcgtgcaggccctggagtgtgtagacaccagagtgtgcagagataggagtgtgcagagaaggagtgtgcaggcccaggtgtgtttaggcccagtgctgtgcaggtccagcagtgtgcaggcccaggagtgtgcagatccaggaggataaaggcctatgtgtgttcaggcccaatattgtgcaggtcgtgcctttgcaggccgatgagtgtgcagttgcagaagtgtgcgggcccagtagtgtgcaggcccaggccagggaagacccagtccagggaaggcccaggatggtacaggtccaggtgtgtgcaggcccaagagtgtgcagacacaggggtcagcaggcccaggagtgtgcaggcctaggagtgtgtaggccgaggagtgtgcagacagaggagtgtgcatgcccaggagtgtgcaggcccaggagtgtacagacagaagagtgtgtaggcccaggtgggtgcattcctaggtgtgtgcagccccattagtgtgcaggcccaggccagggcaggcccaggggtgtttaggcccaggttcgtgccggccaaggagagggcaggcccaggagtgaacaggcccaggttcgtgcaggcccaggtgtgttcaggccctggagtgcgcaggccgagaggtgtgaagacacaagacggaacaggcccaggagtgtgcagacaagaggagtgtgcagacaagaggagtgtgcaggccgaggagcgtgcaggcccaggtgtgtcaggcacaggagtgtgcaggcgcccaatgtgcagttccagaagggtgatggcacaggagggagcaggtccagaagtgtgcagatccaggactgtgcaggcgtacgataggtcaggcccaggagtgtgcagctccaggagagtgccggccgaactgggggcaggcccaggagagggaaggccccggagtgtgcagacagaggagtgtgcaggcccaggagtttgcaggcccaggagagggcatgcccaggggtgtgcaggcccaggagtgtgcagccccaggagtgtgcagacagaagagtgtccagggccaggatagggcaggcctaggagtgtacaggcccaggagtgtgcagacaccagagtgtgcagagacagaagtgtgcaggtccaggagtgtacaggctcagggctgtgcagtcccaggagtgtgcagacagaggagggtgcaggcccaggccagggcaggcccaggagtgtgcagtcccaggagtgtgccggcacacgtgggaacaggcctaggagtgtgcaggcataggtgggagcaggcccaggagtgtgcaggcacaggagggaacaggccaggagtgtgcaggccaaggagagtgcagggccaagagagggcaggcacaggagtgtgcaggcccaggagtgtgcagtcccaggagtgtgccggcacacgtgggaacaggcctaggagggtgcaggcataggtgggagcaggcccaggagtgtgcaggcacaggagagtgcagggccaagagagggcaggcacaggagtgtgcaggcccaggagcgtacaggcccaggatggtgcaggctcaagattgtgcaggtccaggagtctgcaggcccatgagtgtgcagttccaggagtgtgcaggcttaggagagggcaggaccagcagtgaagaggcccaggttcatgcgggcccaggagaagacaggcccaagagtgtgcaggcacaggtgtcagagggccctggagtgtgcctgcccaggtgtgtgcaggcccaggagtgtgcagacagaggagtgtgcaggctgaggagtgtgcaggcccaggccacggcaggcccaggagtgtacaggcccaggagtatacagaccgaggactgtgcagtccccggagtgtgcagagacaggagtgtgcaggcccaggagtgtgcaggcccaagggtgtgcaggcctaggagtgtgcagatgagggattgtgcaggcccaggagaagggaggctcaggagtgtgcaggcccagcagtgtgcaggcctgggggtgtgtaggcccaggagtgtacaggcccaggattgtgcaggctcaagattgtgcaggtctgggagtgtgcaggccaaggggtgtgcagttccatgtgtgtgcaaacagaggagtgtgcaggaccagtagggtgcaggccgaggtgtgtacaggaccaggagtgttcaggcccattagtgtgcaggaccaggccagggaagacccagaccagggaaggcccaggattgtacaggtccaggagtgtgcaggcccaagagtgtgcagccccaggagtgtgcagacagaagagtgtccagggccaggataaggcaggcctaggagtgtacaggcccaggagtgtgcatgtccaggagtgtgcagacaccagagtgtgcagagacagaagtgtgcaggtccaggagtgtacaggctcagggctgtgcagtcccaggagtgtgcagacagaggagggtgcaggcccaggccagggcaggcccaggagtgtgcagtcccaggagtgtgccggcacaggagggaacaggccaggagtgtgcaggccaaggagagtgcagggccaagagagggcaggcacaggagtgtgcaggcccaggagcgtacaggcccaggattgtgcaggctcaagattgttcaggtccaggagtgtgcaggcccatgagtgtacagttccaggagtgtgcaggcctaggagagggcaggaccagcagtgaagaggcccaggttcgtgcaggcccaggtatgtgcaggccctgtagtgtgcaggcccagaggtgtgcagacagaagtcgaacaggcctaggagtctgcaggccaaggagtgtgcatagccaggactgtgcggtcccaagagtgtgcagacacggggcggaacaggcacatgactgtactggcccaggagtgtagaggcccaggtgtgtgcaggccatgggatgcgcaggccccggagtgtgcaggtccaggggtgtcaaggcgcaggggtgtgcagacagaggagtgagcaggcccaagcgtgtgcacgtcaaagagagggcgggcctaataggtggtggcccaggcgaggaaaggaccaggagaatgcaggctcaggagtcggcaggcccaggagtgtgcaggcccatgagtgtgcattcctaggtgggtgtagcaccattagtgtgcaggcccaggccagggcatgcccaggagtgtacaggtccaggagtgttcaggcccaggagtgtacaggcccaggagtttgcaggcccaggtgtatgcagtctcagaagtgagcagatacaggagtgtgcaggcccaggtgtgtacaggccaaagttcgtgcaggcccaggcgtgtgcaaacaccagagtgtgcaagacaggagtgtgcaggtccaggagtatacaggcctaggtgtgttcaagcccaagattgtgcaggtcctggagtgtgcaggccaatgagtgtgcagttccaggagtttgcaggcccagtagtttgcaggcccaggccagggaaggcccagaccagggaaggcccacgagtgtgcagacagaggagtgtgcaggcccaggagggtgcattcctaggtgtgtgtaggcccattagtgtgcaggcccaggccagggcaggcccaggagtgtgcaggtccaggactgtgcagtgccaggagtgtgtagacacggggcggagcaggcacatgagagtagtggcccaggagtatagaggcccaggtgtgttcaggctctgggatgcgcaggcccaggagtatagggtctagggttgtgcatgcccagaagtgtgcagacagaggagtgtgcaggcccaggagcgtgcaggcccaggccaggtcaggcccaggagtgtacaacccaggagtatacagaccgaggagtgtgcagaccccggagtgtgcagactcaggtgtgtgcaggcccaggagtgtacaggcccacgttcgtgcaggcccaggcgtgtgcaaacaccacagtgtgcagagacaggagtgtgcaggcccaggagtatacaggcccaggtgtgttcaagcccaagattgtgcaggtcctggagtttgcaggccaatgagtgtgcagttccagcagttttcaggcccagtagttttcaggcccaggccagggaaggcccagaccagggaaggcacagcagtgtacaggtccaggggtgtacagtcccagtagtgtgcagaaccaggtgagggcaggccccagagtgtgcaggcccaggagagggcaggcccaagggtgtccaggcgcaggaatggggagtcctaggaccgtgcacgccatgcagagggcaggcccatgagtgtacatggccaggagtgtgcaggcacaggagggaggaggtacacgagtgtgcaggcctaggagtgtgcaggacttgtgagggccgtcacaggagagggcagggcaatttggggcaggcccaggagtgtgcagacagaggagtgtgcaggcccaggagggtgcagtccctggagagtgcaggcccatttgtgtgcaggcccatgccagggcacgcccaggagtgtacaggtccaggagtgtgcaggcccaggaatgtgtaggcacaggagtgggcaggcctaggaaagggcaggcccaggagtcaagaggcccaggttcgtgcaggcccaggtgtgtgcaggccctggagtgtgcaggcccagaggtatgcagacacaagacggaacaggcccatgagtgtgcaggccaaggtgtgtgcagacccaggaatgtgcagtcccaggagtttgcagacacgggggggagcaagcacacgtgtgtactggcccaggtgtgtagaggccccgatctgtgcaggctctgggttgtgcaggcccaggagtgtgaagatgcaggggtatgcaggcccaggagtgtgcagacagaggtgtgtgcaggaccaggagcgtgcaggccaaggccacggcaggcccatgagtgtacaggcccaggagtatacagaccgaggagtgtgcagaccccggagtgtgcagagacaggagtgtgcaggcccaggagtgtgcaggcccaagagtgtgcaggtccaggagagggcgggccgaactgggggcaggcccaggtgaggaaaggcccaggagcgtgcaggcccaggagtgtgaagacaccagagtgtgcagttccatgggtgtgctggcccaggagtgtgcagacagaggagtgtgcaggcccaggtgtgtacaggcccaggagtatacagaccgaggggTGTGCAGAACCCgaagtgtgcagagacaggagtgtgcaggcccaggggtatacaggcccagtactctgcaggcccaggaatgtccaggcccaggagtgtgcagatgagggattgtgcgggcccaggagaaggcaggcccagaaatgtgcaggcccagcagggtgcaGGCCCAAGTATGTGCAGGCTCATGATTGTGCAGCTCCAGGtgggtgcaggccaatgagtgtgcagttccaggagtgtgaatgcctaggagagggcaggcacggCTGTCAAGagtcccaggttcgtgcaggcccaggtttgtgcaggcccagcagtgtgcaggcccaggaatgtgcaggctcaagtgggaagtgtttgttgggcctgagcaactgtcccctgtcctccacctctgtccctgcctggctgcacctctgcagctgctctcctgctctcctggcctcttagctctgtatccctctccctctcatggTAGTCTTCTCTGCGTTTGCCTGCCTCTGGACAGATGGCCCAAGTCAGGACCCATGGGGGCTAgggtggaggggactggggactgggtgggggaattcagagagctgtcctgtcccctgtggtcctcatTTGCACATCCATGTACTGGGCTGAGGAGGAACTCCATGCCCCAGGACACGCCCTAACTTCACAGGTCGTGGAGTACGGCCTGGATGCCTGGGGAACCGGCCTGGTGGGCGAGGACAGGGCAGGAATGGACAGGGGCGgacccactgcctctgctgcctcacctgctgggctggggagagctctgcccaggaagcaggaaggcctagcaggatgcgggcctctcccagggccctcatcccggccgactgaggccccgtgggccagagaggccatagcctgcaggctggggcgccagggtgggaaggaggctgggagccccctgaccgtgtgccctgtctcctgggtggccaaggctgcctggctgccgttcatttgctcagtttatcaggtaatgagatgaaagtgaggcttccagacagagggggcgttgagccgggggagaatggctgcttccttctgggcctggaggggcagccctccccccagccttgcccactcctctgctgccccctcacagcccacccagcccaggagccctgtggccacccagcagagggggtcctgcgagcctctgccgagcactgtgggccccaggagtccttgcgaacagtcccccattgcggttacgcTAGTCTGAATgacattcgttaggtgtcagctgtgagtgggacgcacgttaacggcacagcaatgataacagaagtagcagtcaccactcgctgagtgtccctccgtggtggttgcgcggccaagctcaggtggcggtctgggaccaggaacagggctcgtctgtgataagggccaggcaccctgtgtcaggacccgaggtcagtctgtgatgaaattcaaggctcagtgtgtgaccagggtcatgtctaggtctgagggtcagcctgtcctctgagccggtggccccctgcctggcctctccaccccctcctcccaccacgtcctcaccacctgggtcaccaaggtaaccagccttgaaataatgggtgtttcagcagctgaggcctaacttgaatttatcctgaaagactcagttctgcagcagttgccagggaaactaaggggcatcctgtctctcccacccactgccagtttccacgtcagtcaggcttccacttgacacctgggctggggcagcaaaggggggtgggcagaacgtgcccaccctggccctgctaccagtcctgtctcctggaccccaggcctctgtgcttttgtctcagtgtgatgggatgggatgggatggctcagcaggggagcccactgaggtatatatagagtgccaggcgggaggccctggggtcggttttggcaggcaggcttagtctggggccagcgagcggagcacttggaatctgatcctggatttgatcccagctcctctccttgtcagcctggtggctaacttggtgtctgtctgcatctgtcaaatgggtgtggtcatggggctgttgaggtcatccgagcaaagtggtagtgatgaaggccccctgggcagcctcggctgtcatatcttcagagctgctcccctgccctgtgccgagggcatggaggcattcctggggctccctgccttcccccgggctctggtctgcttcccatctcctccaccctggcccccagggtctttccacaacattcccagttcagagtgaagtcctgtttgtgcagtatccttgagaccctggcttcacctgtcttctgagacttgggcctccacaccatctccagggcagaccttcctctttgagcctcagttgtctctgctgtaggcgggtgaacgtttggttcctgggtggactgagactcaaggcttctgtgtactgaggttaccagcacagagcaggcgcagggggtagtcaggactcccttgcccaggtttatacccagagagccaaccttggggagagcaatcttccttgaagattgtggggcccagtccaactcagcctcctccccaattggggaagcagggcgtcgcttcaggtgggcaggctcaagtcttcccatctgaacaatgagagcagagaggtctcccttgtgggatcacaaggcatcgtgcccagacccaggacgtggctcaaaaccaggtccctcggcccccgcatagtcaggattcatgcagaactcagccctgcccctgccctgcggccctccctggcaagtcctccctgggcctctgctgcacagctgggagctcaggggtcaagcacggtgcacgcccactcccgtaaggttgcagccacccctcctacccatcccttgtctggcagaggggctctgcctctgggttcaggggaaagtgggacccatgggagggtgggctctgtgagaggagaagtttctgctagggcgtggggggtgtgatattctcagttgccacatcactcagcagggagaaggagccccgccttccaaattgggggagttaggggtgtccctttctagcgtccggttcattcaccaggccccccttgatggtcagttcccaacacaggcacggggaccgctgggaggggactctgcacatctctagccgccctccccggaacagagcacctggacactgaacctgctgcccatcaatacagtgggttccctgggatcaactctgatcccagcaacgtgcccacacctgtcatctcccaccatttcaggcatcagtccgtcctcagatgaggggtttgaggccgtggtgggatgtacttcacgggcataaatagcataaaactacatggtagtgatggtcggacagcatgggaatgcacttaatgttcctgaaatgcagtttaaaagggaaaaaatctgtattttattaaaggaagtgggaaatggaaaattatagaatgccataaatgatgtaaaacaaataaactaaactaaagaagaagaaaacaaaagcaaattcaggggtagggaagtcaacttcgggtaggggaggggatacatgttgggattttggagaaggtgtaggagggggcagagggggctcagccctaagGGGTGATGATGcccgaaatggttctccactgcccagcggcgcaggtgcaggtgcaggatctgcaggcttttcaggagcagcaagatcagcaggagcggcaggctcttcaggagcggctagatcagcaggaacggcaggttcttcaggagcggcgggctcttcaggagcggcaagatcagcaggagctgcaggctcttcaggggtggcaagatcagcaggagcggcaggctcttcaggagcttcaggctcttcaggagcggctagatcagcaggaccggcgggctcttcaggagcggcgggctcttcaggagcggctagatcagcaggagcagcgggctcttcaggagcggctagagcagcaggagcggcaggctcttcaggagctgcaggcttttcaagagctgcaggctgttctggagcggctagatgatcaggagcagcgggctcttctggagtggctagatcagcaggagcggcaggcgcttcaggagcggctagatcagcaggaatggcgggctcttcaggagcggctagatctgcaggagcggcaggttcttcaggagcgtcgGGCTCTTCagtagctgcaggctgttcaggagcggcaagatcagtaggagctgcaggctcttcaggagtggcaagatcagcaggagcggcgggctcttcaggagtagcgggctcttcaggagcggcaagatcagcaggagctgcaggctcttcaggagtggcaagatcagcaggagctgcagggtcttcaggagtggcaagatcagcaggagcggcaggctcttcaggagcggctagatcagcaggagcggcaggttcttcaggagtggcgggctcttcaggagcggctagagcagcaggagcggcaggctcttcaggagtggcaagatcagcaggagcggcaggctcttcaggagctgcaggctgttcaggagcggctagattagcaggagcagcgggctcttcaggagtggctagatcagcaggaatggcaggcgcttcaggagcggctagatcagcaggaacagcaggctcttcaggatcggcgggctcttcaggagcggcaggctcttcaggagcggctagatcagcagaagcggcaggctcttcaggagcggcttgatcagcaggaatggcgggctcttcaggagcggctagatcagcaggagcggcaggttcttcaggagtggcgggctcttcaggagcggctagagcagcaggagcagcaggctcttcaggagtggcaagatcagcaggagcggcaggctcttcaggagctgcaggcttttcaggagctgcaggctgttcaggagcggctagatgagcaggagcagcaggctcttcaggagcagctagatcagcaggaatggcaggcgcttcaggagcggcgggctcttcaggagctgcaggctgttcaggagcggcaagatcagtaggagctgcaggctcttcgggagtggcaagatcagcaggagcggcaggctcttcatatgcagctggagcagcaggatcttcatgttcagcaggagcagctggagggtgttCGCGGTCtcgtgctggaccctggtggtcctgtttttgttttctggcgtcttcccctgcctctgcctgctctggacctgtaactgttggacgtggagagagctttaagtctagtggttctgctcaggcacaacctggaaaaaggtacccacatgcctccctttccacgtgccttttcaaggacagaaatcttcccagagctttgcaggcagctcccactgagcaagtgcccacaggcacttgttctgtgactgaattcttccagacaggtggtctgaggccagtctttgctctggtcccaactacagactttggggatgcctccctgtgtggcccagccctccgccctccctcacctacacacccacaccggccccgcccttctcacctttgggctctgcttcggggggctcctggtcctctacctgaatccccaggaggtgggcacggtgctccaggtcagagccgggggtgctgagctgcccctcagccctgggcaagatcctggggagagacctgggcgatgtctgggcaggaggccgtggtggtggggagcccttcatacccagactcttctggagcctgtgctggccttccacagtgtggcacaccagcccctcacttggagaggtggcatgagtgtcctggttccccggatcctgcggtgtctggctctgcaatgacagtgaccggcagccggcccggtccggaggtctcagagccctgcccggccaggaccactcctgcttctgccccactcgaccctctgctgccagatcagactgggaccttggtcatctcagtcacccgggaggcaagagacacaccctagggcatgggcgccacctcgggcagcagggccctgccccggttctccacatcccagccagcccacttggacccaggctggggacgtgatcggccccccaggcctctgacccttcctcagcctgctcttgcttgaggcaggacccccccccaacatgactgccccaccgccaccagtcaggaaggggccgtggggccacccgggtggggtctgagtggtgacccggcctgggcgggcctgccctgggcctccctgtgttacctttcggtccctctggccaaaaggccagaggcgcctggggtgagacccgacccactgtcggcactgttggcaaaggccgttgctgcgggctttccgggggccgcgacctcgggatcttgggatgcaacaaaacatgtctgagctgagctgagttcaccagccaagtcagttgagaagtgtccttctctacacagcgggtgcctggtgacctgggtcccaagttctgttgggctctgttgccag
This is a stretch of genomic DNA from Vicugna pacos unplaced genomic scaffold, VicPac4 scaffold_203, whole genome shotgun sequence. It encodes these proteins:
- the LOC140695397 gene encoding uncharacterized protein, which codes for MFCCIPRSRGRGPRKARSNGLCQQCRQWVGSHPRRLWPFGQRDRKSQTPQDPGNQDTHATSPSEGLVCHTVEGQHRLQKSLGMKGSPPPRPPAQTSPRSLPRILPRAEGQLSTPGSDLEHRAHLLGIQVEDQEPPEAEPKVTGPEQAEAGEDARKQKQDHQGPARDREHPPAAPAEHEDPAAPAAYEEPAAPADLATPEEPAAPTDLAAPEQPAAPEEPAAPEAPAIPADLAAPEEPAAPAHLAAPEQPAAPEKPAAPEEPAAPADLATPEEPAAPAALAAPEEPATPEEPAAPADLAAPEEPAIPADQAAPEEPAASADLAAPEEPAAPEEPADPEEPAVPADLAAPEAPAIPADLATPEEPAAPANLAAPEQPAAPEEPAAPADLATPEEPAAPAALAAPEEPATPEEPAAPADLAAPEEPAAPADLATPEDPAAPADLATPEEPAAPADLAAPEEPATPEEPAAPADLATPEEPAAPTDLAAPEQPAATEEPDAPEEPAAPADLAAPEEPAIPADLAAPEAPAAPADLATPEEPAAPDHLAAPEQPAALEKPAAPEEPAAPAALAAPEEPAAPADLAAPEEPAAPEEPAGPADLAAPEEPEAPEEPAAPADLATPEEPAAPADLAAPEEPAAPEEPAVPADLAAPEEPAAPADLAAPEKPADPAPAPAPLGSGEPFRASSPLRAEPPLPPPTPSPKSQHVSPPLPEVDFPTPEFAFVFFFFSLVYLFYIIYGIL